A section of the Phaseolus vulgaris cultivar G19833 unplaced genomic scaffold, P. vulgaris v2.0 scaffold_29, whole genome shotgun sequence genome encodes:
- the LOC137817311 gene encoding uncharacterized protein, producing the protein MGARSLLVKSDSQLVTGQVTREYQAKDPQMVAYLGYVQVWKKAFAVFELVHVPREQNAQADLLAKLANSGKGGRQRTVIQETLKAPRTFFAANMVGVCQISTVRGRARSHQSLTQETLRTPNVSAYPVSVREGDPMQVCVVEEGDTWMTPYRRYLADGILPLEPEEGKKIKRNSAKYTLLDWELFRHGFTNPILVCVSGEQCTRIMAELHEGICGSHVGGRSLASKVVRAGYYWPTIEKIA; encoded by the coding sequence atgggggcaCGCAGTCTGTTGGTAAAGAGTGATTCCCAGCTAGTTACGGGTCAAGTCACCAGGGAgtaccaggccaaggatccacagatGGTCGCGTACCTGGGGTACGTCCAAGTCTGGAAGAAGGCATTCGCGGTGTTTGAGTTGGTGcacgtcccaagggagcagaatgcccaaGCCGACCTGCTAGCCAAGCTGGCCAAttcgggcaaggggggaaggcagaggacagtgatacaggagaccctcaaagcaCCACGGACGTTTTTCGCTGCTAATATGGTGGGCGTCTGTCAAATTAGTACGGTTAGAGGAAGGGCGAGGAGTCACCAGTCGCTGACGCAGGAGACGCTGAGGACGCCCAATGTAAGTGCTTACCCGGTCTCGGTGAGAGAGGGAGATCCTATGCAGGTATGCGTGGTTGAAGAAGGGGACAcatggatgacgccctacagaCGCTACCTGGCTGATGGGATACTCCCATTGGAGCCTGAGGAGGGcaagaagataaaaagaaattCTGCCAAGTACACCCTTCTGGATTGGGAGCTgttcaggcatgggttcacTAACCCAATCTTGGTGTGTGTGAGTGGAGAGCAGTGTACACGTataatggcagagctccatgaggggattTGCGGTAGTCATGTGGGAGGACGCTCCTTGGCGTCGAAGGTTGTCCGTGCGGGTTATTATTGGCCCACGATAGAGAAGATTGCATaa